Part of the Xenopus tropicalis strain Nigerian chromosome 3, UCB_Xtro_10.0, whole genome shotgun sequence genome, ATAAACTGCTCAGTAAACCAGTGTATAGCAACACCGAACTAGGGTCTAGAGCCCGGTGGGAAGAGGAACTAGGGTCAATTTCAGATGACCAATGGGACTGGGTCCTTGAAACCCCAAAGATAGTATCATTCTCCCAAAGGCATAAGCTACTACAACTCTACACAATACATAGGGCCTACTACACAGTTCAAAGACTGCATGTAATGAAAGTACTAAGTTTTCCCTACTGCCATAGATGTAAAACCGAAATAGCCACATTGGTACACACACTATGGGGATGTACACATCTCAAAGCCTACTGGGATGGGGTCTGCGACTGGTTAATGAATAAAATTCCAGAGTGGGGCCCCGGTGACGCCAGAAAATGTCTCCTGGCACTTGACTTCAATCCCTCACTGGACCTACATACAAAGATATTTATCGCAAAGACACTGTTCCAAGCCAAGAGGATATTAACCCTGCATTGGAAGGACACTGAACCTCCCTCCATACATGAATGGAGGAAAGCAATGGAGGACTTGGCAACGCTTGAAAGAACAATACTGGACAAAAAAGGCCAGATGCTAAAATTCCTACAAATCTGGCGTCACTGGGCAGATGGTACCCAACAATAACCAGTCCCCCACGTAGCAGGACCCACGCAACCTAACCCAAAACAGGCTAAGTCTTATCTCAAAGGGGAAACCTCCCAAAACGGAACACCTACCAGGGTAACAATGTAATTGCATGTAACTTGTACTACTATATGCCTACCCATGCCACTGTAAAATACGCACTGCATGAATGTATGTACCTTGCTGAATTGTTTAATAAAAGATAAcgcattgagcaaaaaaaaaaaaaaaaactggtaagtttgcaacagaaatgctactatagtttatataaatgagctgctatgttaacacgggggcagccattgaagctgggaaaaaggagaaaaggcacaggttacatagcagataacagataagctttgtagaatataatggggttttatctgttatctgctaagtaacctgtgccttttctcctgtaaatggctgcccccatggctacacagaagctttattatataaactatagtagtctttctaaggaaaacacaccagttgtaccagtgcagggcagcattacattatatagtaattacttttatacactttcattttttggtgttactgtccctttaaaactcATGTCCCTTATTCCCAGGGGTAGGTAAAGGAGAGgtattttagtaaaaataaaacaattatccATAATTGAATAGTAGAATATTTTCAAGACGACCCCTGttcatttttcttattaaaaatataattatatactggtacctgttatccaaaatgcttgggtcctggggtttttggataagtgatctttctgtaaattggatcttaaatcagctaaaaatcatttaaacatgaaataaacccattcaaattgttatgcctccaataagaattaattgtatcttagttgggatcaaataaaaaaaaacagtaagttttattattatagagaaaaaggaaatcatttttgttatatagtctttattttttttatttacaagagAGAGGAAAACGaggtgtaaaaaaaacatggttacaAATAAGATAAAGTGGCATGTAACATCTCCAAAGACTGGTACAAAGGATGTAATTGGTTTTTGAGCATCTAGTGccagacatacagtacatggacGGGCATTGACTTGGCCACTCCAGAACTATCTCACTGGCCCACATATGGGGTTAAAAATTAGGTCCTGCCGAacatatctggccagatatcttTTGGGCAGGTTGAAAATTCCATTGGACAAGCTCGGTCTTTGAATGACTTTGGCAATATTCAGAGCATGTACTGACAAAACACACAGCAACAGTATTATCAATagattcccacaatgcattgtaacaGCTCCTTGATTTTTAGTTATCCTATGAAGGGATTTTTTCTAATTTCTAAGTGATTCTCTGCAGACTGGAAATACGAGCCAAAACGTCGGAACAAAAAATACTCGGACGAGTCCGCTCAAATGCCCAGCTCTTCTCAATGCAAAGAAAGTCAAACTCTGGTACATGAGAGCAAAATACCTGCCTTGGTATGCAATCAGCCACTTAATGACACACACGGTGAGTTAGCAAATAGTGTTGTACATCTTAGTGCATCTCTAGAGTTAACTATTTCCTGGGGTTTATTGAATAATTTGGTGCTTGTGCAATTCTTTCTTGATACAAAGTCCACAGACGCAAAACAGAAGGCATTATATATGGTGTAAGGGTGCAACCAACATTTTTTACTGTGTCTTCCCTGAATTGCAGAAGGTTTCTCCTCTCCGTTATGGAGCACAGGGACCTGCAGCTACCCCCATGAATATTTATGAAGGGTGGACAGATGCACACTTTGGGTGTGGTGACTGATGCAACCCGCAACGGGTCCTGTCCTTAATGTCTGCCCTATGGCCTACCCATGAGACTTGTCTGTGCTGGCCAATACTGTGTCCTGTACCTGGCACCAGAGTTGTTACCTGGTGTGAGTTGCAGAGCAAAGCCATCCCTCTGGTCAAAAATGCTCTGTGCATGAGCGCTAAGGTGTTCTTATGCTCCTAATGAATGCCCCTATTAATGTTTAGACAGGTTCATAATATAAGCCTTTATTATACCCAGATGTACAACATTCATTCCATAGTGTGTTATATCATTTCCTTTATTACAGCAGTTATGTCAGACACTAACTGATGTTACTGAATGACTGGAGAGGTTCCTGTCATGTAGTGATATATCTTTATGTAATGTGTTCTTTTATTCCTGCATCAGAAATATAATATCAAgtctattttttttctgtttcagacAGAGGAGGAAAATTACAGCACAATAATGATCCATTCTCCAATCAGCAACCAAATCAGATACCGGTGCCTCCCACCAGGACTAAGCCAACCGGGGTCCTGGCGCGCACACATAAACCTCGTACTTCAGCCATATGCAGTTCATCACAAGCAGAATCTACATTTCCTAACAGTAATAACCAATGCCTGACTAGTTCAGTACCAAACAGCTTCCTTGTCCCTGAcctccagttacatagttacatagttatagttacatagttacaaagggttgaaaaaagaccagtgtccatcaagttcaacccatccaagtaaacccagcacacccaacccacacctaccaatctatacactcacatacataaactataaatacaaccactagtactaactgtagatattagtatcacaatagccttggatattctgattgatcaagaactcatccaggcccctcttaaaggcattaacagagtctgccattaccacatcactaggaagggcattccacaacctcactgccctcaccgtgaaaaaccacctatgctgcttcaaatggaagctcctttcctctaatctaaaggggtgatcATCTAAAAGAGAAAACAAGGCTAACTGTTTTTTAGGCATGTGTATGGGGTGGAATTCCACATTCCAAGGGTGTAATTGGTTTTTGGACAGACATTGGCTGCAGACTTAGCCACTCCAGAcctagcttattggcccatgtatggggtgaAAATGAGGTCCTGCCAAACTTTCACCTCATAGGGCtcagccagatatctgttggtCGGGTTGAAAATAGATTCCAAAAGTAGTACTTGAGAGTACCATAATATGGTCAGCAACAATGTGAATCCTGAATTCTCTTTCTAAATGTTTCAGCTCACTAAGAAACACCAAATTACTAAATAAACCCCAGGTATTCCACACTTGTAACAATACTGTCTCAGTATATCCTTATGTAATGTCTTTCATTTCCGCATTAGAAATATAATATCAATAccattgttttcctttttcagaTGGAGGAGGAAAGTTAAAGCAAAATAATGATCCACTCTCCAATCAGCAACCAAATCAGATACCAGTGCCTCCCACAAGGGTTAGACAGCCTGCAAGGCAGGTAGATCAGGCCTTGAACCCGGAGAATTCATCACAAGCCAACCGTAATAACCAATGCCTGACTAATTCAGTACTTGGCAACTTCCTTGTTCCCGATCGCCATGTTAACAGAGGATATCACAGGGATCCTTCAAGTGCCTTGCCAACACCCATGCCTATCCATCCCACTATGGCTTTCCTCCCCTTCTATCCCGGCCATGCTTATCCACTTTCTTATTTAGGATTTTCTGACTATTGTACCAGTCCTCCATATTTTGAGTACTACCATGCCTTTCATACATCTGGACCTCATTTCCTTCCACTCAGGTAACCATTGTGCTTAACTTTATTGTTcactgtcattttatttttatatttactttaataCACCTGTCAAACAAGAATTGAACCCTATGCCAGAGATGTCCTGCTTTTTCCACTAGCGGTCAACTATGCCACACACATGTTTAGGGGCTGGATTGTAAAATCATGTATTATAACTCTAATGCCAAAATGCTTTCAATAATAGAGCAGTAGACTCACACTGGGGGAAGTAACACTGACAGCAACAGAATGACTGGAGCCACTAGAAGCTACCAGGGTTGtactgggccagcagggcaccaGGAGAAAAGccagtgggccccagtccttATGGGCCCCTGCTGACCCAGGCCTGCACCTCTGCCTGTGCAGCCCCTTTAAAGAAGGGGGAAGGGGCATACCTCTGGAGGGGGCCCTGCAAGTCACAGACCCGATGGGCCAGTGCTGCACCATTATGACACTGGAAGCTACAATGAAGAGCTTCTGTATGctcgcaagtgcagttgcagtccccgCACTTTCCCCCTGCAGTTAGTTGCACATacaaccactttcattaaaggttcttgcacCAAATATGATGCGCTCCTTATATGTCAGTATATTAGTTTTTTGTGCCGCTGTCTTCCATTCTGAATAgagcactgctgtgcctattgatgtagGGGAGCCCTGGATCTACCGCCACCTCTGAAAAAGAATAGGGTGCAAACCCAACGCCGGAAATTATGCCGGacagacttcaaaaatatttggtgcaaatgCACACAcagaattggatgcaattgcatcaAGACCATAGCTCCTTtgtgactgcaatgatgctggaattctgggaaaaaaatgctgcattgtgaaataaaacatgaaaattgcCCTCAGTATTGCATTTTGCTTGCTACATTTGCagatgtacatgtgccctttTGTATATAGAAGAAATTCTGCCCATGCATGTTTGTTGTAATGAGTGTTTGTTTTTATATTGCTTGAAAAGCAGAATCTTCTTCTCCGTAACCAATGCTTTTTTCTGTTGCATTTTCACAGCACCTGCCTGCTTTGCCATCGTCTACCTGCATACAGGCCCACTATGCCACAATGCCAGAGCTATTTGGGAGGATTTCATCCACAGCCTGAAACATCATTCAGTGTTCTAAATAGAGACTTTGGTTACCTGTCACTTGTCCAGCAAGGAGTCATGGGAGAAAGTGAAAGCAGCACCTACATTCAAGCACAAGCACCCTTTTACTCTCAGAACATCCACGTGGTTGACAGAGAAGCGGAGGGACCCAGTGTTTTGCAGATGCTGTAGATATCTAAGCTACATTGCAGGGTATGCAAAAAGCACACAAACACATTTGAAGTGATATAAATATGCTGTGTGCACATGTGAAATGACATGGCTAGTGTAGTTTCATAAATTCAATTATGcaaaaggggtgggggggcaaaTAGGGTCcaactgggggggtgcagggctactTGTGAATGTGGGCCTCCCAATCTATGTCATATTATTATGGGTGGCTAATTCTATTAGAGGGatctttatgtacagtatattgccaGTTTACGACATGCACCATTTGCCTATTCTGACAGCTACCAGGGGTCCTTTCACTCCTTTTCTTCCTGCTAGCATTTAAATCAGATAGAGTTGCAAATGCAGTCTCAAGCATATCACTGCTTCTGATTTAAACTCAAACGGAGCAGCAGGCTGTTTGGCAGTGATGACAGTATAGTAtcccttcatttttatttcatttatttagaaaaaattaCATAGGTTACTTAGGGTCAtacttgtcatagctacaaaaatagacaatgctgattagttactgataattgtgtctatgtgtgttttggcagaggcagttctcagtattgtctatggcagggtattttctgttgtttagtaactgtgacaagtagctgctactaagtagctctgtgtgtccacCCCaacatttgaacttttttttatctatgaCCCCCCCCAAAGGTTTACTATATGTTTGTAGACATTGTTAGGTATTGTAggtattgttgtatttatttgtcaTTTGAGTTTTTAGCTGGACTGGAACTCTGAGTTTCTGAGTTTGATTTTCCTAGAAATCAAAAagtaaagagaaaaggaaaatagatTCTACTGAGAGGAGAGAGAATTCAAAACAAAAAGAACTATGTAGAGTTCATACATTATACTCATCTACAGGATATTTTATTCCAATGTTAAATATTCAATGTTTCTATTTTCATTGAAGTAATTGTTTCATGTTCTTATTGCAGGGCTTTGCCTAATGTTAATGcctgatataataaataaaagattGTTATACTAAGGATTATACTCCTGTAATACTTTTTCAGAGGATGTAGCTGCTGTGAATGACAGACCACAAGCAGATATATAGTAGCTGAGACAACAAGATTAACTGGACCTGAGCATTATTCACCACCATCAACCAGACTGTTGACTCGTGTAAAGAAATGATGATAACACGTGACTGCTGCACAATTATGTCACTACGCTACTATGAGCAACTTTGAATACAGGGACATCAGCTGGGGTATGGCTAATGCAGAATACCTGCCAGAGAGACAGTACATTTGTGGTAGGTAGGGTAGAGATTCCCTTTCTCCCCCTCCAAAACCAAATGCACACAGATATAACAAACACATATCTGACACAAGGTGCAAAGCGCAGCTCTCCTATGTGCATTATGAATGACAAGCAAGCTTGGGCATTGTGGGGGTTGCCCCTGCTGCCTACCTTCTCTCTGAAGTGCTACCAAACAGGGTCTAAATACAGAGCGAGGGGCAACTTTTTGGCTAAACTTTAGGAGCACAAATTGTTGCACCTCAGGGATCAACACACAAACTGTATTGGGGCAAAAAAACGGGGTGCTTTGCTTATTGTCCAAATGATATTGATCCTTAAAATGCTGCATACATGtgtcaatgctatataaatagGATTGTAATTGTGCTCTGCCTATAGCAAACACTGGCACTAACAGGGATACATGACCATGCTTACCTGCACACCTTCTCCTTGGGATTTTCAGTGTTGCTCCTGTTCCCTTTATGTATGACGACGGGTTACTCTTCCCAAAATGATGACCTGCCTTTGCAAATGATTCTGTAGCTTTATAAGCTGGCTCATAAAAATATGCCCACATCCCAGTCGGCAAATTAGGAATGACAGATAAGGATTCCTCTTGAACAATCCCCACCTGTATCTGCAATTGTCAGTCATAAACAGCACTTTTCCCATTTGCTCTCCCTGAAAGTACCTCCCTAGTAAAAATTCCCCATAATAATTTCCAGTGGGATAGGAACTGTACAGAAGAATCTTTGAGCAGAACTGGGGGATTTTCTTTCTGATCCTGCATTGAAGCCAGTAGTAGAGAGAGACCAAAGAATTGCAGGTTGGAGAGTTTAGTCACTAGGGCAAGTAATAGGCTTCACAGACACTATATTaaactaaggtggccatacactattaGACATTAACTGGGCAATATCAGCGTAATACAATAGTTTGGGGGATAGGACTAGCGAGGACCGCATCAGTGAGCTGATGAAGTCCCTGATCCGTcgtgaaaatcaaacctgcctgattgacatctggctaattttaggccagatatgggttgggtaggcccattagGTGTCCCCATACATGATTAGATAAGCTACTTGATTGGTCTGAAGAACCCAAATCAGACGCTTAAATCTgtccttgtatggccaccttttagcTGTAGGACAATGGGAGCAAGGGCGGATTCATTTTTCTTTCCATTAATTGTCTTATTATGCAAGTGCACCCTTCCTAGTGTTTGGTTGGTCTGGTTGAACCCCCCTTTGACT contains:
- the LOC116409531 gene encoding transcription factor SOX-30-like, which translates into the protein MHTLAVIPKKETDSNSKEMSLNIPPSETDMATSSFISKKNGRIKHPMNAFMIWARIHRQMIARSKPDLCNKDISIHLGYEWRKLTEEQKKPYYDEAFKLDRQHQALFPDWKYEPKRRNKKYSDESAQMPSSSQCKESQTLVHESKIPALVCNQPLNDTHDRGGKLQHNNDPFSNQQPNQIPVPPTRTKPTGVLARTHKPRTSAICSSSQAESTFPNNGGGKLKQNNDPLSNQQPNQIPVPPTRVRQPARQVDQALNPENSSQANRNNQCLTNSVLGNFLVPDRHVNRGYHRDPSSALPTPMPIHPTMAFLPFYPGHAYPLSYLGFSDYCTSPPYFEYYHAFHTSGPHFLPLR